The following are encoded together in the Gloeocapsopsis sp. IPPAS B-1203 genome:
- a CDS encoding IS110 family transposase: YKHMNTHDDLSTHRGMIILGESFASFQTIKVIAMKEPTVTFEQIIERACGIDVHKSLVVCTINGTGIKEETRSFNGFTESLVELRDWLKENGVTHVAMESTGVYWKPVFNIFEEDFEIILVNARHIKNVPGHKTDKKDSKWIAKLLLCGLLKGSFIPPKPIRELRDLTRYKRKIIGHITSEKNRIQKILEDANIKLSSVVSDMSGAVATRIIDALIGGEENVSELVKFRHGKMHCTEDELAASLRGKLTNHHRFMLQTIKESIGEKERLLEKLDAQIEKMLKESELELDAKLLQTIPGVGKEGAAYILAEIGNDMSQFPNEQHLTSWAGMSPGCNESGGKKKSSRTTHGNIHLKTLLTQFAWAATRTKNTYLRSKYDSLVGRRGKKRALVAIGRKILIAAYFILRDQTPYKELGGGFLDNRKKDKQVQRYLIKLRELGINVHIEKAA; the protein is encoded by the coding sequence ATTATAAACATATGAACACCCATGACGACTTGTCGACACACAGGGGCATGATTATATTAGGAGAGTCTTTTGCATCATTTCAAACTATAAAAGTAATAGCCATGAAAGAGCCTACAGTAACTTTCGAACAAATCATTGAAAGAGCTTGTGGTATAGATGTACACAAGAGTCTTGTTGTTTGCACCATTAATGGGACGGGAATAAAGGAAGAAACACGTTCCTTTAACGGGTTCACAGAATCTCTCGTTGAACTTCGAGATTGGTTAAAAGAAAATGGAGTAACTCATGTGGCGATGGAAAGTACTGGAGTTTACTGGAAGCCTGTGTTCAACATTTTTGAAGAAGACTTTGAAATAATCCTTGTTAATGCACGTCATATCAAGAATGTTCCAGGCCATAAGACAGACAAAAAGGATAGTAAGTGGATAGCCAAATTGTTGCTATGTGGATTACTGAAAGGAAGTTTCATTCCTCCAAAGCCTATTCGCGAGTTGCGTGATCTTACTCGATATAAACGCAAGATCATAGGACACATTACTTCGGAGAAAAACCGGATTCAAAAGATACTAGAAGATGCCAACATCAAGCTATCTAGCGTAGTGAGCGATATGAGTGGGGCTGTGGCTACACGGATCATTGATGCACTTATAGGAGGCGAAGAGAATGTGAGTGAGTTGGTGAAATTTCGTCATGGAAAGATGCATTGTACAGAAGATGAATTAGCTGCTTCTCTTAGAGGAAAGCTAACTAATCATCACCGTTTCATGCTTCAAACCATCAAGGAATCCATTGGAGAGAAAGAAAGACTCCTTGAAAAACTTGACGCCCAAATAGAAAAGATGCTTAAAGAAAGTGAATTGGAACTAGATGCTAAATTGCTACAGACCATTCCTGGCGTAGGAAAAGAAGGAGCAGCCTACATATTGGCAGAAATAGGCAATGATATGAGTCAGTTTCCAAATGAGCAGCATCTAACATCGTGGGCAGGAATGAGCCCCGGATGCAATGAGTCGGGAGGCAAAAAAAAAAGTAGTCGAACCACGCATGGGAACATACATTTAAAAACACTGCTCACTCAATTTGCCTGGGCAGCGACAAGAACGAAAAACACATATCTGAGAAGTAAGTATGATAGTCTCGTAGGAAGAAGAGGTAAAAAAAGAGCGCTAGTTGCAATAGGACGTAAGATCCTCATAGCGGCCTACTTCATCTTAAGGGATCAAACTCCATACAAAGAACTCGGA